One part of the Mya arenaria isolate MELC-2E11 chromosome 3, ASM2691426v1 genome encodes these proteins:
- the LOC128225650 gene encoding CUB and zona pellucida-like domain-containing protein 1 has product MVFYKDANFREIISGNPLHAHVGDQVYAKVYTTVPDWNIKLRLHTCYIKPPQTSDSSMDFFLIKDGCETDTNTHIISQSAHETTFVFQDFEYSTNREGLDILCNATFCETTDYSPKCTQRCHSNPIVMG; this is encoded by the exons ATGGTGTTTTACAAAGATGCAAACTTCAGGGAGATTATTTCTGGTAACCCACTACATGCCCATGTTGGAGATCAAGTCTATGCTAAGGTGTACACCACTGTACCGGATTGGAACATTAAACTGCGTTTGCACACTTGCTACATTAAACCTCCACAGACCTCAGATTCGTCTATGGACTTCTTCCTCATTAAAGATGG ATGTGAGACAGACACCAACACACACATCATCTCCCAATCAGCCCACGAAACGACATTCGTATTCCAGGACTTTGAATATTCAACTAACCGCGAAGGACTTGACATTCTTTGCAATGCTACATTTTGCGAAACTACTGACTATTCACCAAAGTGTACTCAAAGATGTCATTCCAACCCGATTGTTATGGGGTGA